The proteins below come from a single Mya arenaria isolate MELC-2E11 chromosome 8, ASM2691426v1 genomic window:
- the LOC128244918 gene encoding uncharacterized protein LOC128244918, whose amino-acid sequence MAMMGRTSVGLRATGTTCRVPNHPKAKLMYYLNCMCTVLKMEDEDADISRLRRYNNYASLSSADTDLLVLICLALKPDVLLNKCIFQSDAMCKDSGNEFYDLEAVRDSLLVAGSVIVGGRTKRVSKIMTFKMSWLNDNWVNPMKALIQEQENKRVASAARRRREESSGCAIM is encoded by the coding sequence ATGGCAATGATGGGGAGGACGAGTGTGGGTTTGCGGGCCACGGGGACCACTTGTCGTGTGCCCAACCACCCCAAGGCGAAGCTCATGTACTACCTGAACTGTATGTGTACGGTATTGAAAATGGAGGACGAGGACGCGGACATCTCGAGGCTCCGGCGCTACAACAACTACGCGAGCTTGAGCAGCGCCGACACGGACCTTTTGGTCTTGATATGCCTGGCCCTTAAACCGGATGTTCTCCTCAACAAATGCATCTTCCAGAGCGACGCAATGTGCAAGGATTCCGGCAACGAGTTTTACGATTTGGAGGCTGTGCGGGACAGCCTACTTGTCGCGGGCAGCGTCATCGTCGGAGGGCGTACGAAGAGGGTGTCGAAGATAATGACGTTCAAGATGAGCTGGTTGAATGACAACTGGGTTAACCCGATGAAGGCCCTCATACAGGAGCAGGAGAACAAGCGCGTGGCGTCTGCGGCTCGCAGGAGGCGCGAGGAGTCGTCAGGTTGTGCCATTATGTAA
- the LOC128242863 gene encoding E3 ubiquitin-protein ligase TRIM71-like — MASISDALGDHGVCPLCRDQFRDPRVLPCLHSFCKDCLERCHHDQGLNDSFACPSCKQPGSLNSGGIEGIPSSIFISNILDVMVSQDEYENGEINANFGDCFCNCSEGSRATSLCKNCHEYLCDNCVKAHQRVRLTKDHFIESIKRRGFQHQITPTVSLNSPSLSTAQGDRQNTPCSKHEHEILRVYCDSCLTPICRECTMTEHVGHSIIYLKDAIDNSKSVTVKLLKDARAGMKAIEESLQLTQGMAERVELRSQAVSNEIRNITRRHMAALEERERDLLRRVEKIRQVKGKSLHMQMDDLKQGLMSISRTVEDVESVLNNGRDVDILKTNESMVNEMQKLRALRGHFEPHEDDSILFTPPDAALHIAISKLGFISSSAYAPNCIAYGDGLKRALKGKIAMFAIQAKDHLGEQRVVGGDPIQCLISSPEGAMYRTEELDRQNGTYNVSYRPQCEGKHVISVMINGKHIHESPFSVEVRSGRNYATVGQMLAQFGGEGEEPGKLCRPWGICFHKEGFILVADRSNNRIQAFNINGVYQYHFGSAGTRNGQFDRPAGVASDIQGRVVVADKDNHRIQIFTVDGTFLHKFGEKGNKNGQFNYPWDVAINSEGKILVSDTRNHRIQLFTSDGLFINKYGFDGALWKHFDSPRGVCFNNEGQMVVTDFNNHRLLVIHPDFQNARFLGTEGSANGQFMRPQGVVVDQEGNIIVADSRNHRIQVFQPNGNYMCKFGSPGSGPGQLDRPSGICVLPDSRILVVDFGNNRVEVF, encoded by the coding sequence ATGGCCAGTATATCGGATGCTCTAGGGGATCACGGCGTTTGTCCGCTGTGCCGTGACCAGTTTCGGGACCCCCGGGTGTTGCCCTGTTTGCACTCGTTCTGTAAGGACTGCCTTGAGCGGTGCCACCATGACCAGGGTCTCAATGACTCCTTTGCTTGCCCATCGTGCAAGCAGCCGGGGTCGCTCAACTCTGGTGGGATCGAGGGAATACCTTCTAGcatctttatttcaaacattcttGACGTTATGGTCTCACAAGATGAGTATGAAAATGGTGAAATAAATGCCAACTTTGGAGATTGCTTCTGTAACTGCTCAGAAGGAAGTCGAGCTACCTCACTATGTAAGAACTGCCATGAATACCTGTGTGACAACTGTGTCAAGGCACACCAACGGGTGCGTCTCACCAAAGACCACTTTATTGAAAGTATAAAACGCCGAGGATTTCAGCATCAGATTACACCAACAGTTTCTTTGAATTCCCCAAGTCTTTCCACTGCCCAAGGTGATCGTCAGAACACTCCATGCTCTAAGCATGAACATGAAATATTACGCGTTTATTGTGACAGCTGCCTTACACCAATTTGCCGCGAGTGCACAATGACGGAGCATGTTGGTCACAGCATCATCTACCTCAAAGATGCCATCGATAATTCCAAATCTGTTACTGTCAAGTTATTAAAAGATGCAAGAGCTGGAATGAAGGCTATCGAAGAAAGTCTTCAGCTAACTCAGGGTATGGCTGAACGGGTTGAGCTAAGATCACAAGCAGTTTCTAATGAAATTAGGAATATAACACGTCGACACATGGCTGCTCTGGAAGAACGCGAGCGAGATCTCTTAAGGCGTGTTGAGAAGATACGCCAGGTAAAAGGCAAATCCTTACACATGCAAATGGATGACTTAAAGCAAGGATTGATGTCAATAAGCAGGACTGTTGAAGATGTGGAAAGTGTTTTAAACAATGGTCGTGATGTTGATATTCTTAAAACGAATGAAAGCATGGTTAATGAAATGCAGAAGCTTAGAGCTTTACGTGGACACTTTGAACCACATGAAGACGACAGTATTCTTTTTACACCCCCTGATGCAGCTTTACATATTGCCATTTCAAAACTTGGCTTCATTAGCAGCAGTGCTTATGCCCCTAACTGCATTGCATATGGCGATGGATTGAAGAGAGCCCTGAAAGGAAAGATTGCCATGTTTGCAATCCAGGCAAAAGATCATCTCGGCGAGCAGCGGGTTGTTGGTGGAGACCCTATCCAGTGCTTGATTAGCAGTCCAGAGGGTGCCATGTATCGCACAGAGGAACTGGATCGTCAAAATGGAACATACAATGTCTCCTACCGGCCGCAATGTGAAGGAAAGCATGTAATATCTGTGATGATCAATGGAAAGCATATCCATGAAAGTCCATTCTCTGTTGAGGTTCGTAGTGGCCGTAACTATGCCACTGTTGGGCAGATGCTGGCTCAGTTTGGAGGGGAAGGTGAAGAGCCAGGCAAGTTGTGTCGTCCTTGGGGAATCTGCTTCCATAAAGAAGGTTTCATACTGGTTGCTGATCGCAGCAACAATCGTATACAGGCTTTTAATATAAATGGGGTGTATCAGTATCATTTTGGTTCAGCAGGTACGCGCAATGGTCAGTTTGACCGGCCGGCTGGAGTGGCCTCTGACATTCAAGGCCGCGTTGTGGTGGCCGACAAGGATAACCATCGTATTCAAATATTCACTGTAGATGGAACATTTCTGCACAAGTTTGGTGAGAAAGGAAATAAGAATGGTCAGTTTAACTATCCATGGGATGTAGCGATAAACTCAGAGGGAAAAATTCTTGTGTCAGATACAAGAAACCATCGTATCCAGCTGTTCACGAGTGATGGACTGTTCATAAACAAGTATGGATTTGATGGAGCCCTGTGGAAGCACTTTGACTCACCACGTGGGGTGTGCTTCAACAACGAAGGGCAAATGGTTGTTACCGATTTCAACAATCATCGTCTTCTCGTTATTCATCCAGATTTCCAGAACGCTAGATTCTTGGGAACGGAAGGCAGTGCAAATGGACAGTTCATGCGTCCACAAGGCGTTGTTGTAGACCAGGAAGGAAACATTATTGTCGCCGACTCCCGAAACCATAGAATCCAGGTGTTCCAACCCAATGGGAACTACATGTGCAAGTTTGGCTCACCGGGCTCTGGACCGGGCCAGCTTGACCGACCATCTGGTATCTGTGTCCTTCCGGACAGCCGCATTCTTGTTGTTGACTTTGGAAATAATCGTGTGGAAGTATTTTAA